One region of Culex pipiens pallens isolate TS chromosome 2, TS_CPP_V2, whole genome shotgun sequence genomic DNA includes:
- the LOC120413589 gene encoding NACHT domain- and WD repeat-containing protein 1 isoform X1 translates to MGNYCSSGQTKKDKDNASEKSEESPSYQLADKSKTGKANDAKEAPLAAPEVTSDGSGMGPVSNNSTASGGPPLAFEGNKAQQKALQNVQSITLSADSTTNSPMAATPPCDIPAVPVQQSLPQSLTPLYGKPSTNRRTDKYKKIVLYILAADDGYQSEKSVLRDVYKGLNQKCQSRGFELHVSDLHVMQTKGSGFDVNKWFSGPLEAQGGHDLAANCLAEIARQSCDSYLIPILFLSSTLGDPLLPLTIESQDFATALQTVAESSPAADRAILERWYTLDDKSQPACYRLNAKNSSNLSSEESEKELSTLLKILIDIFSKELRDSYLTTVVEQEINNTVLINQELSKRCIWVQNSVAPLKVTENSSSVEAEMIRRLSNIQNDLKSHLAEKHIIRIPANAAQQQDQFASLLDGCLSSVIDAVIDEHASKYSIPMCTFGVDRRLLGELEEVNRRSRVLNENCANFSITDRVKEYLTSKRRKPLVIYGKTGAGKSALVAKISHNVHTWLPESQLVLRYANLTTLSSDVTSLLGSITEQLSVLVKGVPTRCNHTIESYSEALLELIESSKQQVTILIDSVDSLRDLDDLGWLPLELLDNVKLILTVTSNCTDVAQLAQDQDEVLKRLKDKIGDAESFLYLMPFTQEQWEDVLCFGGGDIYSANGALQLPESWKKSNEKISVQAKILWWLAWLGVTDLTDTSVSHISDKVFVILEEKFTAAVTRFIISLLLAAREGLLETEIITLIRNSNLVTGSTTKLWTHFCWKMGPLFLHNKNIIVVDGTLRQIAARRYEQNIAEAHKILHEYFEKQPNSFADKNGKDKCFNMRKFVELPYHKYKLETADFANSFYLTNLKWLHEKLIATGCVHLLNDVCLVNLADGNSNSSNPAAHLVLLKALLERHFRALNYDGQQFFSVLHACIEASPSPDNEILKQWRQFIETSSVSYLQKLELSEAETTEAEPKPEGEKMDAEKPAVTGYDLLMNLNIDGFFVISLSTEREEICVWDVAKCRKVRTLLGVPQPSAICPVGEHGVAVLCRREIRIVNLDEGKFKVTLKGVMNQKMPYFGLHDAAHLVCLSRNRMYVNLMNIESGDCVTTFKAGEDRFLNSLLVSGDGRILVCGDETQKPFPLLVWHLSQKKLLYDLRIPHHDFITSLSAITHEGSYVCVVAKELAEPSPNFIVVYDLQSGTLFKKWKPSCNTVSLAISQTNTCVIAGLEDARILIWDLVTGNCRCTLTGHNAPVTLLKLDPSGKMLLSGDKEGRDLSIRLWELDSGKMLAVYTPEERITTCEILSGGQYLALALENRLNIMTLKLRDGGDKQGDGDKSSVEYGQAENCGKVFDLKQ, encoded by the exons atgggcaaCTACTGCAGCTCGGGACAAACCAAGAAGGACAAGGACAACGCGTCGGAGAAGTCCGAAGA GTCCCCCTCGTACCAGCTCGCGGACAAAAGCAAAACCGGCAAAGCCAACGATGCGAAGGAAGCTCCCCTGGCGGCCCCGGAGGTCACTTCCGACGGGTCGGGCATGGGCCCGGTGTCGAACAACTCGACCGCCAGCGGTGGGCCACCTTTGGCTTTCGAGGGCAACAAGGCGCAGCAGAAGGCCCTGCAGAACGTGCAGTCCATCACGCTGTCCG CAGACTCGACAACCAACAGCCCGATGGCCGCGACGCCCCCGTGTGACATCCCGGCGGTGCCAGTGCAGCAGAGCCTGCCCCAGAGCTTGACACCGTTGTACGGCAAGCCCTCGACCAACCGGCGCAcggataaatacaaaaaaatcgtccTCTACATACTGGCGGCCGATGATG GCTACCAGTCGGAGAAGTCCGTTCTGCGGGATGTGTACAAGGGTTTGAACCAGAAATGCCAGAGCCGGGGCTTCGAGCTGCACGTTTCGGATCTGCACGTGATGCAGACGAAGGGCAGCGGCTTCGACGTGAACAAGTGGTTCAGCGGTCCACTGGAGGCCCAGGGTGGCCACGATCTGGCCGCCAACTGTCTGGCGGAAATTGCGCGCCAATCGTGCGACTCGTATCTCATTCCAATCCTGTTCCTGAGTTCGACCCTGGGCGATCCGCTGCTGCCGCTGACCATCGAGAGCCAGGACTTTGCGACGGCCCTGCAGACCGTGGCCGAGTCCAGCCCGGCGGCCGACCGGGCCATCCTGGAGAGGTGGTACACCCTGGATGACAAATCACAACCGGCGTGCTACCGGCTGAACGCCAAAAATAGCTCG AACCTATCGTCGGAGGAATCGGAGAAGGAGCTGTCGAcgctgttgaaaattttgattgataTCTTCTCGAAGGAGCTGCGTGACTCTTACCTGACCACGGTGGTCGAGCAG GAAATCAACAATACCGTACTGATCAACCAGGAGCTGTCGAAGCGGTGCATCTGGGTGCAGAACTCCGTCGCACCGTTGAAGGTCACGGAGAACTCCTCGTCGGTGGAGGCGGAAATGATCCGAAGATTGAGCAATATTCAGAATGATCTTAAG AGTCACCTCGCGGAAAAGCACATCATCCGCATCCCGGCGAACGCGGCCCAACAGCAGGATCAGTTCGCGAGCCTGCTGGACGGCTGCCTCTCGTCGGTGATCGATGCCGTGATCGACGAGCACGCGAGCAAATACTCGATCCCAATGTGCACGTTTGGGGTTGATCGTCGACTGCTAGGCGAACTGGAGGAGGTCAATCGGCGCTCGCGCGTTTTGAACGAAAACTGCGCCAACTTTTCCATTACGGACCGCGTGAAGGAATATCTCACCAGCAAACGGCGGAAACCGCTGGTGATTTACGGGAAAACGGGCGCCGGCAAGAGTGCTCTGGTGGCGAAAATCTCCCACAATGTGCACACCTGGCTGCCGGAATCGCAACTAGTATTAAG ATATGCCAACTTGACTACGTTGAGTTCGGATGTCACCTCGCTTCTGGGATCCATCACGGAACAGTTGTCGGTGCTAGTTAAGGGTGTACCAACCAGGTGTAACCAT ACCATTGAGTCCTACTCGGAAGCGCTGTTGGAACTAATCGAGTCCAGCAAGCAGCAGGTCACAATCCTAATCGACTCCGTAGACAGCTTGCGCGATTTGGACGACCTCGGGTGGCTACCGCTGGAGCTGCTGGACAACGTCAAGCTGATACTCACCGTGACGTCCAACTGCACGGATGTGGCCCAGCTGGCGCAAGACCAGGACGAAGTGCTCAAGCGGTTGAAGGACAAGATCGGTGACGCGGAAAGCTTCCTCTATCTGATGCCGTTCACCCAGGAGCAGTGGGAAGATGTGCTGTGCTTCGGCGGTGGCGACATCTACTCGGCCAACGGCGCCCTACAGTTACCTGAAAGTTGGAAGAAATCCAACGAGAAAATCTCCGTTCAAGCAAAG ATCCTCTGGTGGCTGGCTTGGCTCGGCGTGACGGATCTGACGGACACGTCCGTGTCCCACATTAGCGATAAGGTGTTCGTTATCCTGGAGGAGAAGTTCACGGCGGCCGTGACACGGTTCATCATTTCGTTGCTGCTGGCGGCCCGCGAAGGGCTGCTCGAAACGGAGATTATTACGCTTATTAGGAATTCTAATTTAGTTACCG GATCCACAACCAAGCTGTGGACGCACTTTTGCTGGAAAATGGGACCATTATTTTTGCACAACAAAAACATCATCGTGGTGGACGGGACGCTGCGGCAAATCGCAG caCGACGCTACGAGCAGAACATCGCCGAGGCGCACAAAATCCTGCACGAGTACTTTGAGAAGCAGCCGAACAGCTTCGCGGACAAAAACGGGAAGGACAAGTG CTTCAACATGAGAAAGTTTGTCGAACTGCCCTACCACAAGTACAAGCTGGAGACGGCTGACTTTGCGAATTCCTTCTACCTGACCAACCTGAAGTGGCTGCACGAAAAACTAATCGCTACCGGATGTGTTCATTTGTTAAACGATGTGTGCTTAGTAAACCTAGCTGACGGCAACAGCAACAGTAGCAATCCCGCGGCCCATCTGGTGCTGCTGAAGGCCCTATTGGAGCGGCACTTCCGGGCCCTGAACTACGACGGGCAGCAGTTCTTCTCGGTGCTGCACGCCTGCATCGAAGCGTCGCCCAGCCCCGATAACGAGATCCTGAAGCAGTGGCGCCAGTTTATCGAAACGAGCTCCGTGAGTTACTTGCAGAAGCTGGAGCTGAGTGAAGCGGAGACGACGGAGGCGGAGCCGAAACCGGAAGGGGAAAAGATGGACGCGGAGAAGCCAGCAGTGACCGGTTACGATCTGCTCATGAATCTGAACATTGACGgctttttcgtgatttcgttgAGCACGGAAAGGGAGGAGATTTGCGTGTGGGATGTGGCAAA GTGCCGCAAGGTACGTACCCTGCTGGGCGTTCCGCAACCGTCGGCAATCTGCCCGGTCGGCGAGCACGGTGTGGCGGTTCTGTGCCGTCGCGAGATTCGAATAGTCAACCTGGACGAAGGCAAGTTTAAGGTTACGCTGAAGGGCGTCATGAACCAGAAGATGCCCTACTTTGGGCTGCACGATGCCGCCCATCTGGTGTGTCTGTCGCGCAACCGGATGTACGTGAACCTGATGAACATCGAGTCGGGTGACTGCGTTACGACGTTCAAGGCCGGCGAAGATCGGTTCCTCAACTCGCTGCTGGTGTCCGGCGATGGACG AATCTTGGTGTGCGGCGATGAAACTCAGAAACCCTTCCCGCTGCTCGTGTGGCATCTGTCCCAGAAGAAGTTGCTGTACGATCTGAGGATACCGCACCACGACTTCATCACCTCGCTTTCGGCCATCACCCACGAGGGCTCGTACGTGTGCGTAGTCGCGAAGGAGTTGGCCGAGCCGAGCCCGAACTTTATCGTCGTGTACGACCTGCAGAGCGGCACCCTGTTCAAGAAGTGGAAACCGTCGTGCAACACCGTTTCGTTGGCCATTTCCCAAACCAATACCTGCGTCATTGCGGGGCTGGAGGATGCGAGGATTTTGATCTGGGATTTGGTTACCG GAAACTGCCGCTGCACGCTGACCGGCCACAATGCCCCGGTGACGCTGCTCAAGCTGGATCCGTCCGGGAAGATGTTGCTCTCTGGCGATAAGGAAGGTCGAGACCTGTCCATCCGGCTGTGGGAGCTGGACAGTGGCAAGATGCTGGCCGTGTACACCCCGGAGGAACGCATCACCACCTGTGAGATCCTGAGCGGTGGCCAGTACCTAGCGCTGGCACTGGAGAACCGACTCAACATTATGACGCTGAAGTTGCGCGACGGCGGTGATAAACAGGGCGACGGCGATAAGTCGAGCGTTGAGTACGGGCAGGCGGAAAATTGCGGCAAAGTTTTTGATTTGAAGCAGTAA
- the LOC120413589 gene encoding NACHT domain- and WD repeat-containing protein 1 isoform X2, translating into MGNYCSSGQTKKDKDNASEKSEESPSYQLADKSKTGKANDAKEAPLAAPEVTSDGSGMGPVSNNSTASGGPPLAFEGNKAQQKALQNVQSITLSDSTTNSPMAATPPCDIPAVPVQQSLPQSLTPLYGKPSTNRRTDKYKKIVLYILAADDGYQSEKSVLRDVYKGLNQKCQSRGFELHVSDLHVMQTKGSGFDVNKWFSGPLEAQGGHDLAANCLAEIARQSCDSYLIPILFLSSTLGDPLLPLTIESQDFATALQTVAESSPAADRAILERWYTLDDKSQPACYRLNAKNSSNLSSEESEKELSTLLKILIDIFSKELRDSYLTTVVEQEINNTVLINQELSKRCIWVQNSVAPLKVTENSSSVEAEMIRRLSNIQNDLKSHLAEKHIIRIPANAAQQQDQFASLLDGCLSSVIDAVIDEHASKYSIPMCTFGVDRRLLGELEEVNRRSRVLNENCANFSITDRVKEYLTSKRRKPLVIYGKTGAGKSALVAKISHNVHTWLPESQLVLRYANLTTLSSDVTSLLGSITEQLSVLVKGVPTRCNHTIESYSEALLELIESSKQQVTILIDSVDSLRDLDDLGWLPLELLDNVKLILTVTSNCTDVAQLAQDQDEVLKRLKDKIGDAESFLYLMPFTQEQWEDVLCFGGGDIYSANGALQLPESWKKSNEKISVQAKILWWLAWLGVTDLTDTSVSHISDKVFVILEEKFTAAVTRFIISLLLAAREGLLETEIITLIRNSNLVTGSTTKLWTHFCWKMGPLFLHNKNIIVVDGTLRQIAARRYEQNIAEAHKILHEYFEKQPNSFADKNGKDKCFNMRKFVELPYHKYKLETADFANSFYLTNLKWLHEKLIATGCVHLLNDVCLVNLADGNSNSSNPAAHLVLLKALLERHFRALNYDGQQFFSVLHACIEASPSPDNEILKQWRQFIETSSVSYLQKLELSEAETTEAEPKPEGEKMDAEKPAVTGYDLLMNLNIDGFFVISLSTEREEICVWDVAKCRKVRTLLGVPQPSAICPVGEHGVAVLCRREIRIVNLDEGKFKVTLKGVMNQKMPYFGLHDAAHLVCLSRNRMYVNLMNIESGDCVTTFKAGEDRFLNSLLVSGDGRILVCGDETQKPFPLLVWHLSQKKLLYDLRIPHHDFITSLSAITHEGSYVCVVAKELAEPSPNFIVVYDLQSGTLFKKWKPSCNTVSLAISQTNTCVIAGLEDARILIWDLVTGNCRCTLTGHNAPVTLLKLDPSGKMLLSGDKEGRDLSIRLWELDSGKMLAVYTPEERITTCEILSGGQYLALALENRLNIMTLKLRDGGDKQGDGDKSSVEYGQAENCGKVFDLKQ; encoded by the exons atgggcaaCTACTGCAGCTCGGGACAAACCAAGAAGGACAAGGACAACGCGTCGGAGAAGTCCGAAGA GTCCCCCTCGTACCAGCTCGCGGACAAAAGCAAAACCGGCAAAGCCAACGATGCGAAGGAAGCTCCCCTGGCGGCCCCGGAGGTCACTTCCGACGGGTCGGGCATGGGCCCGGTGTCGAACAACTCGACCGCCAGCGGTGGGCCACCTTTGGCTTTCGAGGGCAACAAGGCGCAGCAGAAGGCCCTGCAGAACGTGCAGTCCATCACGCTGTCCG ACTCGACAACCAACAGCCCGATGGCCGCGACGCCCCCGTGTGACATCCCGGCGGTGCCAGTGCAGCAGAGCCTGCCCCAGAGCTTGACACCGTTGTACGGCAAGCCCTCGACCAACCGGCGCAcggataaatacaaaaaaatcgtccTCTACATACTGGCGGCCGATGATG GCTACCAGTCGGAGAAGTCCGTTCTGCGGGATGTGTACAAGGGTTTGAACCAGAAATGCCAGAGCCGGGGCTTCGAGCTGCACGTTTCGGATCTGCACGTGATGCAGACGAAGGGCAGCGGCTTCGACGTGAACAAGTGGTTCAGCGGTCCACTGGAGGCCCAGGGTGGCCACGATCTGGCCGCCAACTGTCTGGCGGAAATTGCGCGCCAATCGTGCGACTCGTATCTCATTCCAATCCTGTTCCTGAGTTCGACCCTGGGCGATCCGCTGCTGCCGCTGACCATCGAGAGCCAGGACTTTGCGACGGCCCTGCAGACCGTGGCCGAGTCCAGCCCGGCGGCCGACCGGGCCATCCTGGAGAGGTGGTACACCCTGGATGACAAATCACAACCGGCGTGCTACCGGCTGAACGCCAAAAATAGCTCG AACCTATCGTCGGAGGAATCGGAGAAGGAGCTGTCGAcgctgttgaaaattttgattgataTCTTCTCGAAGGAGCTGCGTGACTCTTACCTGACCACGGTGGTCGAGCAG GAAATCAACAATACCGTACTGATCAACCAGGAGCTGTCGAAGCGGTGCATCTGGGTGCAGAACTCCGTCGCACCGTTGAAGGTCACGGAGAACTCCTCGTCGGTGGAGGCGGAAATGATCCGAAGATTGAGCAATATTCAGAATGATCTTAAG AGTCACCTCGCGGAAAAGCACATCATCCGCATCCCGGCGAACGCGGCCCAACAGCAGGATCAGTTCGCGAGCCTGCTGGACGGCTGCCTCTCGTCGGTGATCGATGCCGTGATCGACGAGCACGCGAGCAAATACTCGATCCCAATGTGCACGTTTGGGGTTGATCGTCGACTGCTAGGCGAACTGGAGGAGGTCAATCGGCGCTCGCGCGTTTTGAACGAAAACTGCGCCAACTTTTCCATTACGGACCGCGTGAAGGAATATCTCACCAGCAAACGGCGGAAACCGCTGGTGATTTACGGGAAAACGGGCGCCGGCAAGAGTGCTCTGGTGGCGAAAATCTCCCACAATGTGCACACCTGGCTGCCGGAATCGCAACTAGTATTAAG ATATGCCAACTTGACTACGTTGAGTTCGGATGTCACCTCGCTTCTGGGATCCATCACGGAACAGTTGTCGGTGCTAGTTAAGGGTGTACCAACCAGGTGTAACCAT ACCATTGAGTCCTACTCGGAAGCGCTGTTGGAACTAATCGAGTCCAGCAAGCAGCAGGTCACAATCCTAATCGACTCCGTAGACAGCTTGCGCGATTTGGACGACCTCGGGTGGCTACCGCTGGAGCTGCTGGACAACGTCAAGCTGATACTCACCGTGACGTCCAACTGCACGGATGTGGCCCAGCTGGCGCAAGACCAGGACGAAGTGCTCAAGCGGTTGAAGGACAAGATCGGTGACGCGGAAAGCTTCCTCTATCTGATGCCGTTCACCCAGGAGCAGTGGGAAGATGTGCTGTGCTTCGGCGGTGGCGACATCTACTCGGCCAACGGCGCCCTACAGTTACCTGAAAGTTGGAAGAAATCCAACGAGAAAATCTCCGTTCAAGCAAAG ATCCTCTGGTGGCTGGCTTGGCTCGGCGTGACGGATCTGACGGACACGTCCGTGTCCCACATTAGCGATAAGGTGTTCGTTATCCTGGAGGAGAAGTTCACGGCGGCCGTGACACGGTTCATCATTTCGTTGCTGCTGGCGGCCCGCGAAGGGCTGCTCGAAACGGAGATTATTACGCTTATTAGGAATTCTAATTTAGTTACCG GATCCACAACCAAGCTGTGGACGCACTTTTGCTGGAAAATGGGACCATTATTTTTGCACAACAAAAACATCATCGTGGTGGACGGGACGCTGCGGCAAATCGCAG caCGACGCTACGAGCAGAACATCGCCGAGGCGCACAAAATCCTGCACGAGTACTTTGAGAAGCAGCCGAACAGCTTCGCGGACAAAAACGGGAAGGACAAGTG CTTCAACATGAGAAAGTTTGTCGAACTGCCCTACCACAAGTACAAGCTGGAGACGGCTGACTTTGCGAATTCCTTCTACCTGACCAACCTGAAGTGGCTGCACGAAAAACTAATCGCTACCGGATGTGTTCATTTGTTAAACGATGTGTGCTTAGTAAACCTAGCTGACGGCAACAGCAACAGTAGCAATCCCGCGGCCCATCTGGTGCTGCTGAAGGCCCTATTGGAGCGGCACTTCCGGGCCCTGAACTACGACGGGCAGCAGTTCTTCTCGGTGCTGCACGCCTGCATCGAAGCGTCGCCCAGCCCCGATAACGAGATCCTGAAGCAGTGGCGCCAGTTTATCGAAACGAGCTCCGTGAGTTACTTGCAGAAGCTGGAGCTGAGTGAAGCGGAGACGACGGAGGCGGAGCCGAAACCGGAAGGGGAAAAGATGGACGCGGAGAAGCCAGCAGTGACCGGTTACGATCTGCTCATGAATCTGAACATTGACGgctttttcgtgatttcgttgAGCACGGAAAGGGAGGAGATTTGCGTGTGGGATGTGGCAAA GTGCCGCAAGGTACGTACCCTGCTGGGCGTTCCGCAACCGTCGGCAATCTGCCCGGTCGGCGAGCACGGTGTGGCGGTTCTGTGCCGTCGCGAGATTCGAATAGTCAACCTGGACGAAGGCAAGTTTAAGGTTACGCTGAAGGGCGTCATGAACCAGAAGATGCCCTACTTTGGGCTGCACGATGCCGCCCATCTGGTGTGTCTGTCGCGCAACCGGATGTACGTGAACCTGATGAACATCGAGTCGGGTGACTGCGTTACGACGTTCAAGGCCGGCGAAGATCGGTTCCTCAACTCGCTGCTGGTGTCCGGCGATGGACG AATCTTGGTGTGCGGCGATGAAACTCAGAAACCCTTCCCGCTGCTCGTGTGGCATCTGTCCCAGAAGAAGTTGCTGTACGATCTGAGGATACCGCACCACGACTTCATCACCTCGCTTTCGGCCATCACCCACGAGGGCTCGTACGTGTGCGTAGTCGCGAAGGAGTTGGCCGAGCCGAGCCCGAACTTTATCGTCGTGTACGACCTGCAGAGCGGCACCCTGTTCAAGAAGTGGAAACCGTCGTGCAACACCGTTTCGTTGGCCATTTCCCAAACCAATACCTGCGTCATTGCGGGGCTGGAGGATGCGAGGATTTTGATCTGGGATTTGGTTACCG GAAACTGCCGCTGCACGCTGACCGGCCACAATGCCCCGGTGACGCTGCTCAAGCTGGATCCGTCCGGGAAGATGTTGCTCTCTGGCGATAAGGAAGGTCGAGACCTGTCCATCCGGCTGTGGGAGCTGGACAGTGGCAAGATGCTGGCCGTGTACACCCCGGAGGAACGCATCACCACCTGTGAGATCCTGAGCGGTGGCCAGTACCTAGCGCTGGCACTGGAGAACCGACTCAACATTATGACGCTGAAGTTGCGCGACGGCGGTGATAAACAGGGCGACGGCGATAAGTCGAGCGTTGAGTACGGGCAGGCGGAAAATTGCGGCAAAGTTTTTGATTTGAAGCAGTAA